From one Trifolium pratense cultivar HEN17-A07 linkage group LG1, ARS_RC_1.1, whole genome shotgun sequence genomic stretch:
- the LOC123923271 gene encoding zinc finger protein 593: MGGKCPHRKVKKRRLSNKQDRRSRFLIKGDDMVYDQVNKPEEERKPLPVDEDLPGMGQHYCLHCDRFFASVAVRDEHFKTKKHRRRVKLMMGDAPHTQLDAELAAGMGMPDNGPKLMSM, encoded by the exons ATGGGAGGCAAATGTCCACACAGAAAGGTGAAGAAGAGAAGATTATCTAACAAACAAGATCGCCGTTCTAGATTCCTCATCAAAG GTGATGATATGGTTTATGATCAAGTAAATAAGCctgaagaagagagaaaaccTTTACCTGTTGATGAAGATTTGCCTGGAATGGGACAGCACTATTGTCTTCACTGCGA CCGATTCTTTGCCAGTGTAGCTGTTAGGGACGAGcattttaagacaaaaaaacaCAGGAGAcg TGTGAAACTAATGATGGGTGATGCACCACACACTCAACTGGATGCTGAATTAGCTGCAGGGATGGGAATGCCAGATAATGGACCAAAGTTAATGTCTATGTAA
- the LOC123887324 gene encoding nuclear pore complex protein NUP160 isoform X1: MATNWPLAGKEVPIIGSDSVRWTDLTVPSSSNITVDGDSTITDDRASFSVIGDPPTYLIWKIHKAQPQALELLELTASKEFPRVGLRFTFPNALYPFAFICKNEIAGSSRFPYLLYVLTVSGVAYLLRIRNVSAYGSCSILPEDEFIELNVHDYIPNNAALTAVTATSWCLVIGTSDGSVFCFQLGVLDAGAPGFVHELRDEAGIGRLWGLISRGKMVGTVQDLVISELYGKKFVFALHLDGTLRIWDLAFYSRVFSHNMGVMSMTGASFLRLWVGQSDPNSSIIPLAILYRHTSGENMEMISLHNILYNFGDRIFSMELLQNIPLEEGRCLDVKLMSDKIWILKDNELVSHLLATNIDEVEAFSYALHEEFVADQLFQSSEHLADEIMRITHSIFSSSKDDILPFVSSVFLRRLMLPGVHHNAALHATLAEYNRHLGESELQTLTADGLKREILSLIEHEVGSEKVSIVHCWKCFFARYFHNWCKNNAIYGLLVDSSTVAVGLIRKKSVSLFRSLEDIERIVEGSSDEISELGSVMDLFGDDLECEILIELLRCVTSFSQQLGKTASSIFYESLLTAPAISSEDIVKCIVKILETGYCISGPVLQSSTFGDHTIFLQKELTDHKSLRKLSVDMFLSLQGLYKKASTWDKILNVIEGLLKFLVPQKRMLKFDTEMSSNINSSIMVHSSYQIAKVMFESSWDFLLFLSYLVDISGQVHLSPDDITRIQLELVPMLQEIIFEWLVIIFFAITPAAPAVTEDFNSKLSSLQIDNNMGKQIWNEKCDLTLAFIFMLNVGSSSIDQSHFSPERFSNMQSSINRMRDFISWIISGQDGGSSTFSSRSIDLAFILFKHDQYCAAEQLLMMAEAHLLKEKTSQSIQDADGGWCIRHHLVGCCLLAQVQSGLHATQKDKKVSDAIRCFFRSASGNGASEALQSLSVDVGIPHLGFSGCTSIAAWKLQYYQWAMQLFERYNISEGACQFALAALEQVDEALHMEDEMDKDNSINESVTTIKGRLWANVFIFALDLGRYYDAYCAIISNPDEESKYICLRRFIIVLYEQGAIKILCSNKLPLIGLVEKVEQELAWKAERSDISAKPNLYKLLYAFQLHQHNWRRAANYMYMYSTRLKTEAALKDNQGSSLMLQERLNALSVAVNALHLVHPAYAWIDSLTDQNSLTSECYPSKKAKRTPDEYSDNDAEPQKWQSAVDIEKLENEFVLTSAEYMLSLVKVKWTFSGKHGALSDLAGRLVQNNLYDMTFTILLRFFKGSALKRELERVLSEMAIKCCHDKVESTWVEEHGHLLFSSKLEMVAHGSPVTLPTAPQTDRSSRWTNLKLYLEKYKEFHGRLPVIVAGTLLRADPKIELPLWLVQLFKEGQKERMWGMTGRESNPASLFQLYVNCGRYAEATYLLLEYIESFASLRPADIIRRKRPFALWFPYTTVEQLLCQLEELIRMGHMVDHCDKLKKMLHGSLLNHLKMLKDDSDDTISAAS, translated from the exons ATGGCTACTAATTGGCCATTGGCCGGAAAGGAAGTCCCCATCATCGGAAGCGATTCCGTTCGCTGGACTGACCTCACCGTTCCTTCTTCCTCCAACATTACCGTCGACGGCGATTCCACCATCACCGACGACCGCGCTTCCTTCTCCGTCATCGGAGATCCTCCTACATATCTCATCTG GAAAATTCACAAGGCACAGCCTCAAGCACTGGAACTTCTCGAGCTCACTGCTTCCAAAGAATTTCCTCGTGTAGGACTCAGATTCACTTTTCCTAACGCGCTTTACCCTTTCGCGTTTATCTGCAAAAATGAG ATTGCTGGAAGCTCTAGATTCCCATACTTGCTTTATGTTTTGACTGTGTCTGGCGTGGCTTATCTATTGAGAATTCGAAATGTTTCTGCATATGGGTCCTGTTCTATTTTACCGGAGGATGAGTTTATAGAGCTTAATGTGCATGATTACATTCCGAATAATGCTGCACTTACAGCTGTAACAGCAACTTCTTGGTGTCTTGTTATTGGCACTAGTGATGGTTCGGTTTTCTGCTTCCAACTCGGTGTACTCGACGCAGGTGCTCCTG GCTTTGTGCATGAACTGAGAGATGAAGCTGGAATTGGCCGTTTATGGGGTTTAATATCAAG GGGGAAAATGGTGGGTACTGTACAAGACTTGGTAATTTCTGAGTTGTACGGGAAAAAGTTTGTGTTTGCACTTCATTTGGATGGGACATTACGAATATGGGATCTAGCTTTTTATAGCAGGGTCTTTAGTCATAACATGGGTGTAATGTCAATGACAG GTGCTAGCTTTTTAAGGTTATGGGTGGGTCAATCTGACCCAAATTCAAGCATAATTCCTTTGGCAATATTGTACAGACATACATCG GGTGAAAACATGGAGATGATCTCTTTGCATAATATTCTATATAATTTTGGGGATAGAATTTTCTCTATGGAGCTCTTGCAAAATATTCCCTTGGAGGAG GGACGATGCCTTGACGTTAAACTAATGTCGGATAAGATATGGATACTGAAGGATAACGAATTAGTATCACACTTGTTGGCTACAAATATTGATGA GGTAGAGGCATTTTCTTATGCTTTACATGAAGAATTTGTTGCTGATCAGCTATTTCAAAGTTCAGAACATCTTGCAGACGAAATTATGCGGATCACACATTCAATATTTTCATCCTCAAAG GATGATATTTTGCCTTTTGTGTCCTCTGTTTTCTTAAGAAGGCTGATGCTTCCTGGGGTTCATCATAATGCTGCTTTGCATGCAACTCTGGCAGAGTATAACAGGCATTTGGGTGAATCCGAATTACAAACGTTAACCGCAGATGGACTAAAAAGGGAGATACTTTCACTTATAGAACATGAG GTTGGATCTGAAAAAGTATCCATAGTGCATTGTTGGAAATGTTTTTTTGCCCGATATTTCCATAATTGGTGCAAGAACAATGCTATATATGGCTTGCTTGTTGATTCCTCCACTGTTGCTGTTGGTTTAATCAGAAAAAAATCAGTTTCACTTTTTCGGTCTTTGGAAGATATTGAGCGGATTGTAGAGG GCTCTTCAGATGAAATTAGTGAGCTTGGAAGCGTTATGGATTTATTTGGTGATGATCTTGAATGTGAAATTTTGATTGAATTGCTTAGGTGTGTCACGAGTTTCAGCCAACAGTTGGGCAAAACTGCTTCTTCTATATTTTATGAATCACTTTTAACCGCACCGGCGATCTCTTCTGAAGATATTGTTAAGTGTATAGTGAAGATTCTAGAAACTGGTTATTGTATATCAGGTCCAGTGCTCCAAAGTTCTACATTTGGGGATCATACAATTTTCCTGCAGAAGGAACTAACAGATCATAAAAGTTTGAGGAAACTGTCTGTTGACATGTTTTTGTCTCTTCAAGGCCTGTACAAAAAAGCTTCTACTTGGGACAAGATCCTAAATGTAATTGAGGGCTTACTGAAATTTTTGGTTCCACAGAAAAGAATGCTTAAATTTGACACTGAAATGTCATCAAACATAAATTCCTCCATCATGGTGCATTCTTCGTATCAGATAGCAAAAGTGATGTTTGAATCTTCCTGGGACTTTCTCCTATTTTTAAGCTATTTGGTTGACATCAGCGGTCAG GTCCACTTGTCACCTGATGATATAACAAGAATACAACTTGAGTTGGTTCCGATGCTTCAAGAAATTATTTTTGAGTGGCTGGTGATCATCTTTTTTGCCATCACACCAGCTGCACCAGCTGTTACGGAGGACTTCAATTCAAAACTTTCATCATTGCAAATAG ATAACAACATGGGAAAACAAATATGGAACGAGAAATGTGACTTAACATTGGCTTTTATTTTCATGCTAAATGTTGGAAGTTCTTCAATAGATCAAAGCCACTTTTCTCCAGAACGTTTTTCAAATATGCAAAGCTCTATTAATAGGATGAGGGACTTCATCAGTTGGATCATTTCGGGCCAGGACGGTGGATCTTCTACTTTCTCGAGTCGTTCTATTGATCTTGCGTTTATACTTTTCAAGCATGACCAGTATTGTGCTGCTGAG CAATTGCTCATGATGGCGGAAGCACATTTGCTAAAGGAGAAAACATCCCAAAGTATTCAAGATGCTGATGGTGGATGGTGCATACGTCATCATCTTGTAGGATGTTGCCTACTTGCACAGGTGCAGTCTGGATTGCATGCAACACAGAAGGACAAAAAAGTTTCGGATGCCATCCGCTGTTTCTTTAG GTCTGCATCTGGAAATGGTGCATCTGAGGCTCTTCAAAGTTTATCTGTCGACGTAGGAATTCCACATCTTGGTTTTA GTGGTTGTACTTCGATAGCAGCATGGAAGCTTCAATACTATCAATGGGCAATGCAGTTATTTGAACGTTATAACATTAGTGAAGGTGCTTGCCAGTTTGCTCTTGCTGCACTTGAGCAAGTTGATGAGGCTCTACATATGGAAGATGAAATGGACAAGGACAACTCTATTAATGAATCAGTGACAACCATCAAGGGACGTTTATGGGCTAATGTTTTCATATTTGCATTAGATCTTGGACGGTATTATGATGCATATTGTGCAATAATTTCAAATCCAGACGAGGAGAGCAAATACATCTGTTTAAGGCGTTTTATAATTGTTCTTTATGAACAAGGTGCTATAAAG ATTCTTTGCAGTAACAAACTTCCCCTTATTGGTTTAGTAGAAAAAGTAGAACAAGAGCTGGCTTGGAAG GCTGAACGATCAGATATTTCTGCAAAGCCGAACTTGTATAAGTTGCTATATGCATTTCAATTACATCAGCATAATTGGCGACGGGCAGCAAACTACATGTACATGTATTCTACTCGTTTGAAAACTGAAGCAGCTTTGAAAGATAACCAAGGAAGCTCCTTGATGTTGCAAGAGAGGCTGAATGCACTCTCTGTTGCAGTCAATGCATTGCATCTTGTTCATCCTGCATATGCATGGATCGATTCGCTGACTGACCAAAATTCTCTTACGAGTGAATGTTATCCAAGTAAGAAAGCTAAAAGAACACCAGATGAATATT CTGATAATGATGCCGAGCCTCAAAAGTGGCAATCTGCTGTTGATATTGAAAAACTTGAGAACGAGTTTGTGCTAACTTCTGCAGAGTATATGCTGTCATTGGTAAAGGTCAAGTGGACATTTTCTG gTAAACACGGTGCCCTATCAGATTTGGCTGGTCGTCTTGTCCAAAACAATTTATATGACATGACCTTTACAATCCTTCTCAGATTTTTCAAGGGTTCAGCACTGAAGAG GGAATTGGAAAGAGTTTTATCTGAAATGGCGATCAAATGCTGTCATGATAAAGTAGAGTCCACTTGGGTTGA GGAACATGGTCATTTGTTGTTCTCATCAAAGCTTGAGATGGTTGCTCATGGCTCACCTGTTACACTTCCTACAGCACCACAAACTGACAGAAGTAGTCGTTGGACAAATCTCAAGCTTTACCTT GAGAAGTATAAGGAGTTTCATGGTAGGTTGCCAGTTATTGTGGCTGGAACTCTTCTTCGAGCAGATCCTAAGATTGAATTGCCTCTTTGGCTTGTTCAGTTGTTCAAG GAGGGTCAAAAGGAAAGGATGTGGGGGATGACCGGCCGAGAATCAAATCCTGCATCTTTGTTTCAGCTCTATGTCAATTGTGGTCGATATGCAGAAGCTACATATCTTCTACTCGAGTACATAGAATCATTTGCTTCACtg CGGCCAGCAGACATAATTAGAAGGAAGAGACCATTTGCTCTTTGGTTCCCTTACACAACTGTTGAGCAGCTACTGTGCCAACTTGAAGAATTGATCAGAATGGGTCACATGGTAGATCATTGTGACAAGCTCAAAAAGATGTTACATGGTTCTTTGCTGAATCATCTGAAGATG TTGAAGGATGACTCGGACGATACAATATCTGCGGCTTCTTGA
- the LOC123887324 gene encoding nuclear pore complex protein NUP160 isoform X2, with product MATNWPLAGKEVPIIGSDSVRWTDLTVPSSSNITVDGDSTITDDRASFSVIGDPPTYLIWKIHKAQPQALELLELTASKEFPRVGLRFTFPNALYPFAFICKNEIAGSSRFPYLLYVLTVSGVAYLLRIRNVSAYGSCSILPEDEFIELNVHDYIPNNAALTAVTATSWCLVIGTSDGSVFCFQLGVLDAGAPGFVHELRDEAGIGRLWGLISRGKMVGTVQDLVISELYGKKFVFALHLDGTLRIWDLAFYSRVFSHNMGVMSMTGASFLRLWVGQSDPNSSIIPLAILYRHTSGENMEMISLHNILYNFGDRIFSMELLQNIPLEEGRCLDVKLMSDKIWILKDNELVSHLLATNIDEVEAFSYALHEEFVADQLFQSSEHLADEIMRITHSIFSSSKDDILPFVSSVFLRRLMLPGVHHNAALHATLAEYNRHLGESELQTLTADGLKREILSLIEHEVGSEKVSIVHCWKCFFARYFHNWCKNNAIYGLLVDSSTVAVGLIRKKSVSLFRSLEDIERIVEGSSDEISELGSVMDLFGDDLECEILIELLRCVTSFSQQLGKTASSIFYESLLTAPAISSEDIVKCIVKILETGYCISGPVLQSSTFGDHTIFLQKELTDHKSLRKLSVDMFLSLQGLYKKASTWDKILNVIEGLLKFLVPQKRMLKFDTEMSSNINSSIMVHSSYQIAKVMFESSWDFLLFLSYLVDISGQVHLSPDDITRIQLELVPMLQEIIFEWLVIIFFAITPAAPAVTEDFNSKLSSLQIDNNMGKQIWNEKCDLTLAFIFMLNVGSSSIDQSHFSPERFSNMQSSINRMRDFISWIISGQDGGSSTFSSRSIDLAFILFKHDQYCAAEQLLMMAEAHLLKEKTSQSIQDADGGWCIRHHLVGCCLLAQVQSGLHATQKDKKVSDAIRCFFRSASGNGASEALQSLSVDVGIPHLGFSGCTSIAAWKLQYYQWAMQLFERYNISEGACQFALAALEQVDEALHMEDEMDKDNSINESVTTIKGRLWANVFIFALDLGRYYDAYCAIISNPDEESKYICLRRFIIVLYEQGAIKILCSNKLPLIGLVEKVEQELAWKAERSDISAKPNLYKLLYAFQLHQHNWRRAANYMYMYSTRLKTEAALKDNQGSSLMLQERLNALSVAVNALHLVHPAYAWIDSLTDQNSLTSECYPTDNDAEPQKWQSAVDIEKLENEFVLTSAEYMLSLVKVKWTFSGKHGALSDLAGRLVQNNLYDMTFTILLRFFKGSALKRELERVLSEMAIKCCHDKVESTWVEEHGHLLFSSKLEMVAHGSPVTLPTAPQTDRSSRWTNLKLYLEKYKEFHGRLPVIVAGTLLRADPKIELPLWLVQLFKEGQKERMWGMTGRESNPASLFQLYVNCGRYAEATYLLLEYIESFASLRPADIIRRKRPFALWFPYTTVEQLLCQLEELIRMGHMVDHCDKLKKMLHGSLLNHLKMLKDDSDDTISAAS from the exons ATGGCTACTAATTGGCCATTGGCCGGAAAGGAAGTCCCCATCATCGGAAGCGATTCCGTTCGCTGGACTGACCTCACCGTTCCTTCTTCCTCCAACATTACCGTCGACGGCGATTCCACCATCACCGACGACCGCGCTTCCTTCTCCGTCATCGGAGATCCTCCTACATATCTCATCTG GAAAATTCACAAGGCACAGCCTCAAGCACTGGAACTTCTCGAGCTCACTGCTTCCAAAGAATTTCCTCGTGTAGGACTCAGATTCACTTTTCCTAACGCGCTTTACCCTTTCGCGTTTATCTGCAAAAATGAG ATTGCTGGAAGCTCTAGATTCCCATACTTGCTTTATGTTTTGACTGTGTCTGGCGTGGCTTATCTATTGAGAATTCGAAATGTTTCTGCATATGGGTCCTGTTCTATTTTACCGGAGGATGAGTTTATAGAGCTTAATGTGCATGATTACATTCCGAATAATGCTGCACTTACAGCTGTAACAGCAACTTCTTGGTGTCTTGTTATTGGCACTAGTGATGGTTCGGTTTTCTGCTTCCAACTCGGTGTACTCGACGCAGGTGCTCCTG GCTTTGTGCATGAACTGAGAGATGAAGCTGGAATTGGCCGTTTATGGGGTTTAATATCAAG GGGGAAAATGGTGGGTACTGTACAAGACTTGGTAATTTCTGAGTTGTACGGGAAAAAGTTTGTGTTTGCACTTCATTTGGATGGGACATTACGAATATGGGATCTAGCTTTTTATAGCAGGGTCTTTAGTCATAACATGGGTGTAATGTCAATGACAG GTGCTAGCTTTTTAAGGTTATGGGTGGGTCAATCTGACCCAAATTCAAGCATAATTCCTTTGGCAATATTGTACAGACATACATCG GGTGAAAACATGGAGATGATCTCTTTGCATAATATTCTATATAATTTTGGGGATAGAATTTTCTCTATGGAGCTCTTGCAAAATATTCCCTTGGAGGAG GGACGATGCCTTGACGTTAAACTAATGTCGGATAAGATATGGATACTGAAGGATAACGAATTAGTATCACACTTGTTGGCTACAAATATTGATGA GGTAGAGGCATTTTCTTATGCTTTACATGAAGAATTTGTTGCTGATCAGCTATTTCAAAGTTCAGAACATCTTGCAGACGAAATTATGCGGATCACACATTCAATATTTTCATCCTCAAAG GATGATATTTTGCCTTTTGTGTCCTCTGTTTTCTTAAGAAGGCTGATGCTTCCTGGGGTTCATCATAATGCTGCTTTGCATGCAACTCTGGCAGAGTATAACAGGCATTTGGGTGAATCCGAATTACAAACGTTAACCGCAGATGGACTAAAAAGGGAGATACTTTCACTTATAGAACATGAG GTTGGATCTGAAAAAGTATCCATAGTGCATTGTTGGAAATGTTTTTTTGCCCGATATTTCCATAATTGGTGCAAGAACAATGCTATATATGGCTTGCTTGTTGATTCCTCCACTGTTGCTGTTGGTTTAATCAGAAAAAAATCAGTTTCACTTTTTCGGTCTTTGGAAGATATTGAGCGGATTGTAGAGG GCTCTTCAGATGAAATTAGTGAGCTTGGAAGCGTTATGGATTTATTTGGTGATGATCTTGAATGTGAAATTTTGATTGAATTGCTTAGGTGTGTCACGAGTTTCAGCCAACAGTTGGGCAAAACTGCTTCTTCTATATTTTATGAATCACTTTTAACCGCACCGGCGATCTCTTCTGAAGATATTGTTAAGTGTATAGTGAAGATTCTAGAAACTGGTTATTGTATATCAGGTCCAGTGCTCCAAAGTTCTACATTTGGGGATCATACAATTTTCCTGCAGAAGGAACTAACAGATCATAAAAGTTTGAGGAAACTGTCTGTTGACATGTTTTTGTCTCTTCAAGGCCTGTACAAAAAAGCTTCTACTTGGGACAAGATCCTAAATGTAATTGAGGGCTTACTGAAATTTTTGGTTCCACAGAAAAGAATGCTTAAATTTGACACTGAAATGTCATCAAACATAAATTCCTCCATCATGGTGCATTCTTCGTATCAGATAGCAAAAGTGATGTTTGAATCTTCCTGGGACTTTCTCCTATTTTTAAGCTATTTGGTTGACATCAGCGGTCAG GTCCACTTGTCACCTGATGATATAACAAGAATACAACTTGAGTTGGTTCCGATGCTTCAAGAAATTATTTTTGAGTGGCTGGTGATCATCTTTTTTGCCATCACACCAGCTGCACCAGCTGTTACGGAGGACTTCAATTCAAAACTTTCATCATTGCAAATAG ATAACAACATGGGAAAACAAATATGGAACGAGAAATGTGACTTAACATTGGCTTTTATTTTCATGCTAAATGTTGGAAGTTCTTCAATAGATCAAAGCCACTTTTCTCCAGAACGTTTTTCAAATATGCAAAGCTCTATTAATAGGATGAGGGACTTCATCAGTTGGATCATTTCGGGCCAGGACGGTGGATCTTCTACTTTCTCGAGTCGTTCTATTGATCTTGCGTTTATACTTTTCAAGCATGACCAGTATTGTGCTGCTGAG CAATTGCTCATGATGGCGGAAGCACATTTGCTAAAGGAGAAAACATCCCAAAGTATTCAAGATGCTGATGGTGGATGGTGCATACGTCATCATCTTGTAGGATGTTGCCTACTTGCACAGGTGCAGTCTGGATTGCATGCAACACAGAAGGACAAAAAAGTTTCGGATGCCATCCGCTGTTTCTTTAG GTCTGCATCTGGAAATGGTGCATCTGAGGCTCTTCAAAGTTTATCTGTCGACGTAGGAATTCCACATCTTGGTTTTA GTGGTTGTACTTCGATAGCAGCATGGAAGCTTCAATACTATCAATGGGCAATGCAGTTATTTGAACGTTATAACATTAGTGAAGGTGCTTGCCAGTTTGCTCTTGCTGCACTTGAGCAAGTTGATGAGGCTCTACATATGGAAGATGAAATGGACAAGGACAACTCTATTAATGAATCAGTGACAACCATCAAGGGACGTTTATGGGCTAATGTTTTCATATTTGCATTAGATCTTGGACGGTATTATGATGCATATTGTGCAATAATTTCAAATCCAGACGAGGAGAGCAAATACATCTGTTTAAGGCGTTTTATAATTGTTCTTTATGAACAAGGTGCTATAAAG ATTCTTTGCAGTAACAAACTTCCCCTTATTGGTTTAGTAGAAAAAGTAGAACAAGAGCTGGCTTGGAAG GCTGAACGATCAGATATTTCTGCAAAGCCGAACTTGTATAAGTTGCTATATGCATTTCAATTACATCAGCATAATTGGCGACGGGCAGCAAACTACATGTACATGTATTCTACTCGTTTGAAAACTGAAGCAGCTTTGAAAGATAACCAAGGAAGCTCCTTGATGTTGCAAGAGAGGCTGAATGCACTCTCTGTTGCAGTCAATGCATTGCATCTTGTTCATCCTGCATATGCATGGATCGATTCGCTGACTGACCAAAATTCTCTTACGAGTGAATGTTATCCAA CTGATAATGATGCCGAGCCTCAAAAGTGGCAATCTGCTGTTGATATTGAAAAACTTGAGAACGAGTTTGTGCTAACTTCTGCAGAGTATATGCTGTCATTGGTAAAGGTCAAGTGGACATTTTCTG gTAAACACGGTGCCCTATCAGATTTGGCTGGTCGTCTTGTCCAAAACAATTTATATGACATGACCTTTACAATCCTTCTCAGATTTTTCAAGGGTTCAGCACTGAAGAG GGAATTGGAAAGAGTTTTATCTGAAATGGCGATCAAATGCTGTCATGATAAAGTAGAGTCCACTTGGGTTGA GGAACATGGTCATTTGTTGTTCTCATCAAAGCTTGAGATGGTTGCTCATGGCTCACCTGTTACACTTCCTACAGCACCACAAACTGACAGAAGTAGTCGTTGGACAAATCTCAAGCTTTACCTT GAGAAGTATAAGGAGTTTCATGGTAGGTTGCCAGTTATTGTGGCTGGAACTCTTCTTCGAGCAGATCCTAAGATTGAATTGCCTCTTTGGCTTGTTCAGTTGTTCAAG GAGGGTCAAAAGGAAAGGATGTGGGGGATGACCGGCCGAGAATCAAATCCTGCATCTTTGTTTCAGCTCTATGTCAATTGTGGTCGATATGCAGAAGCTACATATCTTCTACTCGAGTACATAGAATCATTTGCTTCACtg CGGCCAGCAGACATAATTAGAAGGAAGAGACCATTTGCTCTTTGGTTCCCTTACACAACTGTTGAGCAGCTACTGTGCCAACTTGAAGAATTGATCAGAATGGGTCACATGGTAGATCATTGTGACAAGCTCAAAAAGATGTTACATGGTTCTTTGCTGAATCATCTGAAGATG TTGAAGGATGACTCGGACGATACAATATCTGCGGCTTCTTGA